From Anopheles coluzzii chromosome 3, AcolN3, whole genome shotgun sequence, the proteins below share one genomic window:
- the LOC120956200 gene encoding amyloid protein-binding protein 2-like translates to MNHVAKFWPLSDVHLGMNNSGLVFNSKTLYRLAIEATTRNFSNNPRCTAYREAIDELPLGIRFNVLSEMCDYPSLVDVQLKILSDPLLISDFIRNFSSDLTPLVQCLQWLESVKKSLPIQLFRQYKKLIDENIRTGGLSRFDYRCGLRIGTFLTETGWLVEAIGILQLTQQHAQFGTAKELSVLRQLMRAQTLAGKLINANKTYDRMKRMLGKVVQQRLMFQNLLEKEQEVQRLQDLQAGVCHAFSLYHFEDLNLVDSYEYGMQSLSMISARSPSRLLVDVLRQIARACTASQRYAKAACMLKFAIGLVAHEYGRGSGLYAETLEDLAILLLACNQVSESVDVYADAQHIYMQLYGARNLLHSLAQGNLAYGLYLQAYVTGRRDRALHHVMKAVENYKRILPPNHRMLTQARRLSVTMDLFTFGSVAGSDLDGFNVVSINHKEIEALSVRDVWAHFHEINKSYNDE, encoded by the coding sequence ATGAATCATGTGGCAAAGTTTTGGCCATTGTCTGATGTACATTTGGGAATGAACAATTCCGGCTTGGTGTTCAATAGCAAGACATTGTACCGCTTAGCAATTGAAGCAACAACGAGGAACTTCTCCAACAATCCACGATGTACGGCTTATAGAGAAGCCATCGACGAGCTGCCGTTGGGCATACGCTTCAACGTGTTAAGTGAAATGTGTGATTATCCCAGCCTAGTGGACGTTCAGTTGAAAATTCTTTCCGATCCACTGCTGATCAGTGACTTTATAAGAAACTTCTCCAGTGATCTAACTCCTTTAGTACAATGCCTTCAATGGCTCGAAAGTGTCAAAAAATCTCTTCCGATCCAGCTGTTTCGACAGTACAAAAAACTTATCGACGAGAACATCCGTACCGGTGGCTTATCCCGTTTCGACTACAGGTGTGGGTTACGAATAGGCACGTTCCTAACCGAGACCGGGTGGCTTGTAGAAGCCATCGGAATACTGCAGCTTACTCAGCAACATGCGCAATTTGGAACGGCGAAAGAGCTCTCTGTACTAAGACAGTTGATGCGTGCCCAGACTCTTGCTGGAAAACTGATCAACGCCAACAAAACTTACGATCGCATGAAAAGGATGCTAGGTAAAGTGGTTCAACAGAGGTTGATGTTTCAAAATTTGCTAGAAAAGGAGCAGGAAGTACAGCGTTTGCAAGATCTACAGGCCGGTGTATGTCATGCATTCTCATTGTATCACTTTGAAGATTTAAACTTGGTCGATAGTTACGAGTACGGTATGCAATCGTTAAGTATGATCAGTGCACGATCACCCAGCCGACTGCTAGTGGATGTTTTACGACAAATTGCCCGCGCCTGCACCGCCAGTCAGAGGTATGCAAAAGCTGCTTGTATGCTAAAGTTTGCGATCGGTTTAGTTGCGCATGAATATGGCCGTGGGAGTGGACTGTATGCGGAAACGCTAGAGGATCTTGCTATTCTGCTACTTGCCTGCAATCAGGTCAGTGAAAGTGTCGATGTGTATGCAGATGCTCAACATATCTATATGCAGCTATACGGTGCACGCAATTTGCTACATTCGCTTGCTCAGGGTAATCTAGCGTATGGGCTGTATCTGCAGGCATACGTTACTGGTCGTCGGGATCGTGCACTCCATCATGTGATGAAGGCTGTCGAAAATTATAAACGTATCTTACCGCCGAACCATCGAATGTTGACTCAGGCTCGGCGACTGAGTGTTACGATGGATCTTTTTACTTTTGGAAGTGTTGCTGGAAGTGATTTGGATGGGTTCAATGTAGTGTCAATTAATCATAAGGAAATTGAAGCGCTATCCGTAAGAGATGTTTGGGCACATTTTCACGAAATTAATAAATCTTATAACGATGAGTAA